A single region of the Triticum dicoccoides isolate Atlit2015 ecotype Zavitan chromosome 2B, WEW_v2.0, whole genome shotgun sequence genome encodes:
- the LOC119367552 gene encoding tRNA nucleotidyltransferase cca2-like: MAVGAQQPSIVLTELEQRIFGRLLDVVHHRGLGTQLRVAGGWVRDKLLGKDSTDIDIALDDNMTGVKFCGEITKYYKVIGQELEEPCIIPCNPGQSKHLETARICLSDISKISIDFVNLRTEKYAENSRIPTVEDGTPEEDAFRRDLTINSLFYNINTKSVEDLTRRGLEDLKAGLIVTPLPAKVTFLDDPLRVLRAIRFAARFSFTLAENLREAASDEKVKLNLGSKISRERIGQEVEHMMSDKYPVDAMCHIRDLGLFYVVFAFPEKTVPPVLNKHDWLCVSHIEAAWNLAQSIGCSVFRGGSGSMSQDEQRRLCMYSALFTPVRNMVYTKKKEVVRYIIGNSLKLNGSDAEAIVRIHAASDKFADLIIFLESNGNLETVKENPNDKYLEIPTDMVARVLAGLTLLGIKDLWRLALLISTLSYPEVLSANGSLSQQDKLNRRKEIYIRVERLITDLDLEGVWKIGIKPLLDGNDIMGVLDIGEGPLVKEWKERLVKWQLAHPKGTAEECHEWMKQSKLQKKEM; the protein is encoded by the exons ATGGCGGTGGGGGCGCAGCAGCCGAGCATAGTGCTCACAGAGCTGGAGCAGCGGATTTTCGGGCGCCTTCTCGATGTTGTCCACCACCGAGGCCTCGGCACCCAGCTCCGCGTCGCCGGCGGATGGGTCAGAGACAAG CTATTGGGGAAAGACTCTACCGACATCGACATCGCGCTTGATGATAACATGACCGGCGTAAAATTTTGTGGggaaataactaagtactacaaggTGATCGGTCAGGAGCTGGAAGAACCTTGTATTATCCCATG CAATCCTGGCCAATCTAAGCACTTGGAAACCGCAAGGATATGTCTATCTGACATCTCTAAAATCTCGATTGATTTTGTCAACTTGAGGACCGAAAAATATGCTGAAAACAGTCGTATTCCCACTGTG GAGGATGGTACGCCTGAAGAAGATGCATTCCGCAGGGACCTGACAATTAATAG TTTATTCTATAATATCAACACGAAATCGGTGGAAGATTTAACTCGAAGAG GTCTTGAAGATCTGAAGGCAGGCCTTATTGTTACTCCTTTACCAGCCAAAGTTACATTCCTCGATGATCCCCTGAGGGTTCTTCGAGCAATCCGATTTG CTGCTAGATTCAGCTTTACATTAGCTGAAAATTTAAGGGAAGCCGCTTCTGATGAAAAAGTGAAGTTGAATCTTGGCAGCAAGATTAGCAGAGAACGTATTGGTCAGGAG GTTGAGCACATGATGTCAGACAAATATCCGGTTGATGCAATGTGCCATATCCGTGATTTGGGATTATTTTACGTTGTTTTTGCATTTCCTGAGAAAACAGTTCCTCCAGTTCTCAACAAACATGATTG GCTATGTGTTTCACATATTGAAGCAGCATGGAATCTTGCACAATCAATTGGCTGCTCTGTTTTCAGAGGTGGTTCTGGTTCAATGTCGCAG GATGAACAGAGAAGACTTTGCATGTATAGTGCACTATTTACTCCAGTTCGAAATATGGTGTACACGAAGAAAAAG GAGGTTGTTCGCTATATTATTGGAAACTCTCTAAAGTTGAATGGTTCTGATGCTGAAGCG ATTGTCCGAATACATGCTGCAAGTGACAAGTTTGCCGATTTAATTATTTTCCTCGAGTCAAACGGAAATCTGGAAACTGTCAAAGAGAACCCGAACGACAAATATCTTGAGATACCAACAGACATGGTAGCACGTGTTTTGGCAG GACTTACACTCCTTGGAATAAAGGACCTTTGGCGTCTGGCGCTGTTGATATCCACTCTGTCATATCCAGAAGTCCTCAGTGCTAATGGTTCCTTAAGCCAGCAGGATAAGCTAAATAGAAGGAAAGAGATATATATCAGAGTTGAGCGTTTAATAACCGACCTCG ATCTTGAAGGTGTATGGAAGATAGGTATAAAACCGCTGCTCGATGGGAACGACATTATGGGAGTTTTGGACATCGGAGAAGGTCCCTTGGTTAAAGAATGG aaagaaaggCTAGTGAAGTGGCAGCTTGCGCATCCCAAAGGTACCGCGGAGGAGTGCCATGAGTGGATGAAGCAGTCCAAACTTCAGAAAAAAGAAATGTAG